One Tursiops truncatus isolate mTurTru1 chromosome 3, mTurTru1.mat.Y, whole genome shotgun sequence DNA segment encodes these proteins:
- the RGL3 gene encoding ral guanine nucleotide dissociation stimulator-like 3 isoform X2 — MERTTSKELALAPLQDWGEETEDGAVYSVSLRRQRSQRLSPGAGPRGTQAPSPGADTFLHYRTSKVRALRAARLERLVRELVSGDREQDPGFVPAFLATHRAFVPTARVLDLLLPPPPPPLPPGVEIKKTEGRDLTFNNNLRAVVSVLGSWLRDYPQDFWDPPAHSDLGSVCTFLGWAAPSGAEAREAEKLLGDFLKNAEPQQEEEERSQTWAGHPGVAQIPRPDSPVGCLEEVEGLVREGPELLDFSVDDVAEQLTLMDAELFSRVRPFECLGSVWSQRDRPGATGTTSTVRATVTQFNTVTGCVLGSVLGSPGLAAPQRAQRLEKWIRIAQRCRELRNFSSLRAILSALQSNPIYRLKRSWGALSREPLSTFRKLSQIFSDENNHLSSREILSQEEATEENAPPGSLPSKLPPGPIPYLGTFLTDLVMLDTALPDMLEGDLINFEKRRKEWEILAHIQQLQRRCQSYCLSSHLPILAALRTQRQLSEEQSYRISRVIEPPAASCPSSPRVRRRISLTKRLSAKLSRERGSSPGGSPRDPSSSTSSLSPASPPSSPRTRDPPPGSPPASPGPQGPSTKGSEACVVRVSIDNDHGNLYRSILLTSQDKASSVVQRALEKHNVAQPWAQDYQLFQALPGDRELLIPDNANVFYAMSPAGPGDFVLRRKEGARHTTSVSPA; from the exons GCGCCGCTGCAGGACTGGGGCGAGGAGACCGAGGACGGCGCGGTGTACAGTGTCTCCCTGCGGCGGCAGCGCAGTCAGCGCTTGAGTCCGGGAGCAGGGCCTCGGGGCACCCAG GCCCCCAGCCCCGGTGCCGACACCTTCCTCCATTACCGCACCAGCAAGGTGCGGGCGCTGAGGGCAGCGCGGCTGGAGCGGCTGGTGCGGGAGTTGGTGTCTGGAGACCGCGAGCAGGACCCAGGCTTCGTGCCTGCCTTCCTGGCCACCCACCGGGCCTTTGTGCCCACTGCCCGCGTGCTGGACCTTCTCctgccaccgccgccgccgcccctgcCGCCGGG GGTAGAGATCAagaagacagagggaagagaTCTGACCTTCAACAACAACCTGAG GGCTGTGGTGTCAGTGCTGGGCTCCTGGCTGCGGGACTACCCTCAGGATTTCTGGGATCCCCCTGCCCACTCGGACCTAGGCAGTGTTTGCACCTTTCTGGGCTGGGCAGCCCCATCAGGGGCTGAGGCCCGGGAGGCAGAAAAGCTGCTGGGAGATTTCCTGAAGAATGCTGAGCCACAGCAGGAAGAAGAGGAGCGGTCCCAGACATGGGCAG GACATCCAGGGGTTGCCCAGATACCCCGTCCAGACTCCCCGGTAGGCTGCTTGGAGGAGGTGGAAGGACTCGTGCGGGAAGGTCCTGAGCTCCTGGACTTCAGTGTAGACGACGTGGCCGAGCAGCTGACCCTGATGGATGCG GAGCTCTTCTCGCGCGTGCGGCCCTTCGAGTGCCTGGGCTCCGTGTGGTCGCAGCGGGACCGGCCGGGGGCCACAGGCACCACCTCCACTGTGCGCGCCACTGTGACCCAGTTCAACACGGTGACCGGCTGCGTGCTGGGCTCGGTGCTCGGGTCGCCGGGCCTGGCCGCCCCGCAGAGGGCGCAGCGGCTGGAGAAGTGGATCCGCATCGCGCAG CGCTGCCGGGAACTGCGGAACTTCTCCTCCCTGCGCGCCATCCTGTCCGCCCTGCAGTCTAACCCCATCTACCGGCTCAAGCGCAGCTGGGGTGCCCTGAGCCG GGAACCGTTATCCACTTTCAGGAAACTTTCGCAGATTTTTTCCGATGAGAACAATCACCTCAGCAGCAGAGAGATTCTCTCCCAG gagGAGGCTACCGAGGAGAATGCCcccccaggaagcctgccctCA AAACTGCCCCCAGGCCCCATCCCCTACCTTGGCACCTTTCTCACGGACCTGGTTATGCTGGATACAGCCCTGCCGGACATGCTGGAG GGGGATCTCATCAACtttgagaagaggaggaag GAGTGGGAGATCCTGGCCCACATCCAGCAGCTGCAGAGGCGCTGTCAGAGCTACTGCTTGAGCTCCCACCTGCCCATCCTGGCTGCCCTGCGCACCCAGCGCCAGCTCAGCGAGGAGCAGAG CTACCGCATCTCCCGGGTCATTGAGCCACCGGCCgcctcctgccccagctccccACGCGTCCGGCGGCGAATCAGCCTTACCAAGCGCCTCAGCGC GAAGCTGTCCCGAGAGAGAGGCTCATCCCCTGGTGGGAGTCCCAGGGATCCCTCATCCTCCACCTCCAG TCTGTCCCCAGCGTCCCCCCCATCCAGTCCTAGAACGAGGGACCCTCCTCCCGGCAGTCCTCCGGCCTCTCCAGGGCCGCAGGGCCCCAGCACCAAG GGCTCAGAGGCCTGCGTCGTCCGAGTCAGCATCGACAATGACCATGGAAATCTGTATCGGAGCATCCTG CTCACTAGTCAGGACAAGGCCTCCAGCGTGGTGCAGCGAGCCTTGGAAAAGCACAATGTGGCTCAGCCCTGGGCCCAGGACTATCAGCTCTTCCAAGCCCTTCCTGGGGACAGGG AGCTCCTGATTCCTGACAATGCCAATGTCTTCTACGCAATGAGCCCAGCCGGCCCTGGAGACTTCGTGCTGCGGCGGAAGGAGGGGGCCCGGCACACAACCTCAGTGTCCCCAGCCTGA
- the RGL3 gene encoding ral guanine nucleotide dissociation stimulator-like 3 isoform X1 encodes MERTTSKELALAPLQDWGEETEDGAVYSVSLRRQRSQRLSPGAGPRGTQAPSPGADTFLHYRTSKVRALRAARLERLVRELVSGDREQDPGFVPAFLATHRAFVPTARVLDLLLPPPPPPLPPGVEIKKTEGRDLTFNNNLRAVVSVLGSWLRDYPQDFWDPPAHSDLGSVCTFLGWAAPSGAEAREAEKLLGDFLKNAEPQQEEEERSQTWAGHPGVAQIPRPDSPVGCLEEVEGLVREGPELLDFSVDDVAEQLTLMDAELFSRVRPFECLGSVWSQRDRPGATGTTSTVRATVTQFNTVTGCVLGSVLGSPGLAAPQRAQRLEKWIRIAQRCRELRNFSSLRAILSALQSNPIYRLKRSWGALSREPLSTFRKLSQIFSDENNHLSSREILSQEEATEENAPPGSLPSKLPPGPIPYLGTFLTDLVMLDTALPDMLEGDLINFEKRRKEWEILAHIQQLQRRCQSYCLSSHLPILAALRTQRQLSEEQSYRISRVIEPPAASCPSSPRVRRRISLTKRLSAKLSRERGSSPGGSPRDPSSSTSSLSPASPPSSPRTRDPPPGSPPASPGPQGPSTKPPLSPDLPGPRTLALPLSGPHISLPGQQGSEACVVRVSIDNDHGNLYRSILLTSQDKASSVVQRALEKHNVAQPWAQDYQLFQALPGDRELLIPDNANVFYAMSPAGPGDFVLRRKEGARHTTSVSPA; translated from the exons GCGCCGCTGCAGGACTGGGGCGAGGAGACCGAGGACGGCGCGGTGTACAGTGTCTCCCTGCGGCGGCAGCGCAGTCAGCGCTTGAGTCCGGGAGCAGGGCCTCGGGGCACCCAG GCCCCCAGCCCCGGTGCCGACACCTTCCTCCATTACCGCACCAGCAAGGTGCGGGCGCTGAGGGCAGCGCGGCTGGAGCGGCTGGTGCGGGAGTTGGTGTCTGGAGACCGCGAGCAGGACCCAGGCTTCGTGCCTGCCTTCCTGGCCACCCACCGGGCCTTTGTGCCCACTGCCCGCGTGCTGGACCTTCTCctgccaccgccgccgccgcccctgcCGCCGGG GGTAGAGATCAagaagacagagggaagagaTCTGACCTTCAACAACAACCTGAG GGCTGTGGTGTCAGTGCTGGGCTCCTGGCTGCGGGACTACCCTCAGGATTTCTGGGATCCCCCTGCCCACTCGGACCTAGGCAGTGTTTGCACCTTTCTGGGCTGGGCAGCCCCATCAGGGGCTGAGGCCCGGGAGGCAGAAAAGCTGCTGGGAGATTTCCTGAAGAATGCTGAGCCACAGCAGGAAGAAGAGGAGCGGTCCCAGACATGGGCAG GACATCCAGGGGTTGCCCAGATACCCCGTCCAGACTCCCCGGTAGGCTGCTTGGAGGAGGTGGAAGGACTCGTGCGGGAAGGTCCTGAGCTCCTGGACTTCAGTGTAGACGACGTGGCCGAGCAGCTGACCCTGATGGATGCG GAGCTCTTCTCGCGCGTGCGGCCCTTCGAGTGCCTGGGCTCCGTGTGGTCGCAGCGGGACCGGCCGGGGGCCACAGGCACCACCTCCACTGTGCGCGCCACTGTGACCCAGTTCAACACGGTGACCGGCTGCGTGCTGGGCTCGGTGCTCGGGTCGCCGGGCCTGGCCGCCCCGCAGAGGGCGCAGCGGCTGGAGAAGTGGATCCGCATCGCGCAG CGCTGCCGGGAACTGCGGAACTTCTCCTCCCTGCGCGCCATCCTGTCCGCCCTGCAGTCTAACCCCATCTACCGGCTCAAGCGCAGCTGGGGTGCCCTGAGCCG GGAACCGTTATCCACTTTCAGGAAACTTTCGCAGATTTTTTCCGATGAGAACAATCACCTCAGCAGCAGAGAGATTCTCTCCCAG gagGAGGCTACCGAGGAGAATGCCcccccaggaagcctgccctCA AAACTGCCCCCAGGCCCCATCCCCTACCTTGGCACCTTTCTCACGGACCTGGTTATGCTGGATACAGCCCTGCCGGACATGCTGGAG GGGGATCTCATCAACtttgagaagaggaggaag GAGTGGGAGATCCTGGCCCACATCCAGCAGCTGCAGAGGCGCTGTCAGAGCTACTGCTTGAGCTCCCACCTGCCCATCCTGGCTGCCCTGCGCACCCAGCGCCAGCTCAGCGAGGAGCAGAG CTACCGCATCTCCCGGGTCATTGAGCCACCGGCCgcctcctgccccagctccccACGCGTCCGGCGGCGAATCAGCCTTACCAAGCGCCTCAGCGC GAAGCTGTCCCGAGAGAGAGGCTCATCCCCTGGTGGGAGTCCCAGGGATCCCTCATCCTCCACCTCCAG TCTGTCCCCAGCGTCCCCCCCATCCAGTCCTAGAACGAGGGACCCTCCTCCCGGCAGTCCTCCGGCCTCTCCAGGGCCGCAGGGCCCCAGCACCAAG CCGCCACTGAGCCCAGACCTACCAGGCCCCCGGACCCTGGCCTTGCCCTTGAGTGGCCCTCACATCTCCCTCCCGGGGCAACAGGGCTCAGAGGCCTGCGTCGTCCGAGTCAGCATCGACAATGACCATGGAAATCTGTATCGGAGCATCCTG CTCACTAGTCAGGACAAGGCCTCCAGCGTGGTGCAGCGAGCCTTGGAAAAGCACAATGTGGCTCAGCCCTGGGCCCAGGACTATCAGCTCTTCCAAGCCCTTCCTGGGGACAGGG AGCTCCTGATTCCTGACAATGCCAATGTCTTCTACGCAATGAGCCCAGCCGGCCCTGGAGACTTCGTGCTGCGGCGGAAGGAGGGGGCCCGGCACACAACCTCAGTGTCCCCAGCCTGA